A DNA window from Myxococcales bacterium contains the following coding sequences:
- a CDS encoding L,D-transpeptidase: MHPWSRRALGAAAAIAVAAIGPAAAAADQPEELAELGWPATTRSVGPRGRTATIYAEPGRRRPIGTLARGARVAWTAVHAGDRRCRAWLELTSRGYVCARELAPSELEPSAPELSLGPYADVRGAEAEVFATIADVRAGVATGVVPGTTFVAIRPRTVTVDGVRFLETDQGYLPASALSLRTPSGWAGFDPRVEPPPAWPFAWVMPAHKGDAVDVRAAPRRQAERVDALAARARVPVFETVGRWTRVGDERWIETARLRVARVTAAPVGVAADGQWIDVDLDQQVLIAYEGATPAYATLVSTGRKEWRTPYGVYRIRTKAARTRMRSPIGARAHWDVAEVPWSMGFRKNFALHGAYWHDGFGSPRSHGCVNLSPADAAHVFAWAGPSLPDGWRSLATDATDAADLATGTVVRLRDRRHPDPPWRGYLGERVAP; the protein is encoded by the coding sequence GTGCACCCGTGGTCCCGCCGCGCGCTCGGCGCGGCGGCGGCGATCGCGGTGGCGGCGATCGGCCCGGCCGCGGCCGCAGCCGACCAGCCCGAGGAGCTGGCCGAGCTCGGCTGGCCCGCGACCACCCGCTCGGTCGGGCCGCGGGGCCGCACCGCGACGATCTACGCCGAGCCCGGACGGCGCCGCCCGATCGGGACGCTGGCCCGGGGCGCCCGGGTCGCGTGGACCGCGGTGCACGCCGGCGATCGTCGCTGCCGGGCGTGGCTCGAGCTGACGTCGCGCGGCTACGTCTGCGCGCGCGAGCTGGCGCCGTCGGAGCTCGAGCCCAGCGCGCCCGAGCTGTCGCTGGGCCCGTACGCCGACGTGCGCGGCGCCGAGGCCGAGGTGTTCGCCACCATCGCCGACGTCCGCGCCGGCGTCGCGACCGGCGTCGTGCCGGGCACCACGTTCGTGGCGATCCGCCCGCGCACCGTCACGGTCGACGGCGTCCGCTTCCTCGAGACCGACCAGGGCTACCTGCCGGCGTCGGCGCTGTCGCTGCGCACGCCCAGCGGCTGGGCCGGGTTCGATCCGCGGGTCGAGCCGCCGCCGGCGTGGCCGTTCGCGTGGGTGATGCCGGCGCACAAGGGCGACGCCGTCGACGTGCGCGCGGCGCCGCGACGCCAGGCCGAGCGGGTCGACGCGCTCGCGGCGCGCGCGCGCGTGCCGGTGTTCGAGACGGTCGGCCGGTGGACCCGCGTCGGCGATGAGCGCTGGATCGAGACCGCGCGGCTGCGGGTGGCGCGGGTGACGGCCGCGCCGGTCGGCGTCGCCGCCGACGGGCAGTGGATCGACGTCGATCTCGATCAGCAGGTGCTGATCGCCTACGAGGGCGCGACGCCGGCCTACGCGACGCTGGTGTCGACCGGGCGCAAGGAGTGGCGCACGCCCTACGGCGTGTACCGCATCCGCACCAAGGCCGCGCGCACGCGCATGCGCAGCCCGATCGGCGCGCGGGCCCACTGGGACGTGGCCGAGGTGCCGTGGTCGATGGGCTTCCGCAAGAACTTCGCGCTGCACGGCGCCTACTGGCACGACGGCTTCGGCTCACCGCGCAGCCACGGGTGCGTGAACCTGTCGCCGGCCGACGCCGCGCACGTGTTCGCGTGGGCCGGCCCGAGCCTGCCCGACGGCTGGCGCTCGCTCGCGACCGACGCGACCGACGCCGCCGACCTCGCCACCGGCACGGTCGTGCGCCTGCGCGATCGGCGCCACCCCGATCCGCCGTGGCGCGGCTACCTGGGCGAGCGCGTGGCGCCGTGA